One Malassezia restricta chromosome III, complete sequence DNA segment encodes these proteins:
- a CDS encoding 4'-phosphopantetheinyl transferase — translation MLDVQVWVVDVSAWHREPYTRPGASQVPALDARLVGAEDATRIGRYVRAIDRVRAFVACLLPRVMLVATQCVGHWRDVAIQRTESGRPCTDVPHIDFNLSHDGDWVVMAFSRTHRVGVDVMQVALPHFEESSASFCHTMSSSMSRSEREWVAQGASEADVLSRLYDVWTYKEALTKNMGLGLGYDFARIDLRFGRDVRLAMDGRAVDTFRFRELALPCGASSRAPGSRVAIALGPRDAWEAPMSKQAVPAQQAMDEGWLRMWTYDAWLDYAWAMSGV, via the coding sequence ATGCTCGACGTGCAAGTGTGGGTCGTGGATGTGTCGGCGTGGCATCGCGAGCCGTACACACGCccaggcgcgtcgcaggTCCccgcgctggatgcgcgtCTCGTAGGCGCCGAGGACGCGACGCGCATAGGTCGGTACGTGCGAGCGATCGATCGCGTGCGGGCGTTCGTGGCGTGCCTCCTGCCACGCGTCATGCTTGTGGCGACGCAGTGCGTGGGGCACTGGCGCGACGTCGCGATCCAGCGGACCGAGAGCGGTCGGCCTTGTACGGATGTGCCGCACATCGACTTTAATCTATCGCACGATGGCGACTGGGTCGTCATGGCGTtctcgcgcacgcaccgcgTGGGTGTCGACGTGATGCAAGTGGCCCTACCGCATTTTGAAGAGAGCAGTGCGTCGTTCTGCCACAcgatgtcgtcgtccatgtcgcgATCTGAGCGCGAGTGGGTCGCGCAGGGCGCGTCCGAGGCCGACGTCCTGTCGCGCCTGTACGACGTGTGGACGTACAAGGAGGCGCTCACGAAAAACAtgggcctcggcctcggctACGACTTTGCGCGGATCGACCTGCGCTTCGGACgggacgtgcgcctcgcgatGGATggccgcgccgtcgacacgTTCCGCTTCCGCGAGCTGGCGCTGCCGTGTGGCGCGtcgagtcgcgcgccaGGCTCGCGTGTGGCCATCGCGTTGGGCCCACGCGACGCATGGGAGGCGCCCATGTCCAAGCAGGCCGTgccggcgcagcaggccatggacgagggcTGGCTGCGCATGTGGACGTACGACGCGTGGCTGGACTATGCGTGGGCGATGAGCGGGGTATGA
- a CDS encoding vacuolar protein sorting 55 superfamily, which yields MSVAATNGIHTVIFLSFSLALGFLLVILSCAVWSNWMPIWSALSFALAPTPNACFGHLAGADSFSDYHDAYLDMGYFLTGALLMTGIALPIVLAHTGIITGTAAVLTLCGGLLVYGTMMAYAAFFHTPDEYDDL from the exons ATGTCGGTCGCGGCGACGAACGGCATCCACACGGTCATCTTTCTGTCCTTTTCGCTCGCCCTTGGCTTCCTGCTGGTGATTTTGTCGTGCGCGGTATGGTCGAACTGGATGCCGATCTGGTCGGCCTTGTCGTTCGCGCTCGCCCCGACGCCGAATGCGTGCTTTGGCCACCTGGCCGGGGCTGACAGCTTTTCCGACTACCATGATGCGTACCTGGACATGGGCTACTTTCTCacgggcgcgctgctcatGACGGGCATCGCCTtgccgatcgtgctggcgcacaCGGGCATCATCACGGGCACAGCCGCTGTCCTGACGCTCTGTGGTGGCCTGCTGGTCTATGGTACAA TGATGGCCTATGCCGCCTTCTTTCATACCCCCGACGAGTACGATGACCTGTAG